A single Tamandua tetradactyla isolate mTamTet1 chromosome X, mTamTet1.pri, whole genome shotgun sequence DNA region contains:
- the PPP1R3F gene encoding protein phosphatase 1 regulatory subunit 3F isoform X4, with amino-acid sequence MKSAEDNIPAVAECPDVQESVGPLVAPTPLRPWPQMTLQVSEVTVTGSPPEECDVVRSSPPVAFTEVPQAPAIRILPSSPLCGLGGSPRDQASGPDASEGSAGPLLEPSQQQVEATWEVLRENGGGRKDPMVGAVMDEPHGGLEVMSGLEELLGEDTIDQELEQLYLSHLSRLRAAVAAGGAGVGGEGPTDGGMSPSQPLGVLTDRDLILKWPGPERALNSALAEEITLHYARLGRGVELIKDTEDAEEEGEGEEGLSAMPSSPEGDSPKESPPEILSGAHSAVATMGDVWLTWAEGAGCENPVVLTTEGQFIMDPEKGMGKDTSSLHMNKEIAGVTSSPGDPVTEDLLKFTTKGAGSLVPIAGKEPPAPGLMRRREPSLLGPLGAKVSCSSLARPHVSSQEEEGSGPSLEPQKRSTLATPAECVCVLPPQLRGPLAQTLGVLAGLVVVPVALNNGMSILVLALCLSLAWFS; translated from the exons ATGAAGAGTGCTGAGGATAATATCCCTGCTGTGG CAGAGTGTCCTGATGTCCAAGAGTCAGTGGGTCCCCTCGTAGCCCCCACCCCTCTCCGTCCGTGGCCCCAGATGACACTTCAG GTTTCTGAAGTTACAGTGACTGGCAGCCCCCCAGAGGAATGTGACGTTGTCAGAAGCAGTCCACCAGTGGCTTTCACAGAAGTCCCCCAGGCACCGGCCATCAGgattctcccctcctcccctctctgtgGCCTGGGTGGCTCCCCCAGGGACCAGGCCTCAGGGCCCGATGCAAGTGAGGGGTCAGCTGGGCCTCTCCTGGAACCCAGCCAGCAACAGGTAGAGGCCACATGGGAGGTATTGCGTGAAAATGGAGGGGGCCGAAAGGATCCCATGGTGGGGGCTGTTATGGATGAGCCCCATGGGGGTCTTGAAGTCATGAGTGGGTTGGAGGAGTTGCTTGGAGAGGACACCATTGACCAGGAGCTAGAGCAGCTCTACCTGTCCCACTTGAGCCGCCTGCGTGCTGCTGTGGCTgcaggtggggcaggggtgggtggggagggtccCACAGATGGGGGGATGTCCCCCAGCCAACCCCTGGGCGTACTCACGGACCGTGACCTGATCTTGAAGTGGCCTGGCCCAGAGCGAGCCCTGAACAGTGCCCTGGCTGAGGAGATCACGCTGCACTATGCCCGGCTCGGGCGTGGTGTGGAGCTCATCAAGGACACCGAGGACGCTGAAGAGGAAGGGGAGGGCGAAGAAGGGCTCTCTGCTATGCCCTCCAGCCCAGAAGGAGACAGTCCCAAGGAATCACCTCCGGAAATCCTCTCTGGAGCCCATTCTGCAGTAGCCACTATGGGAGACGTGTGGCTCACATGGGCAGAGGGCGCGGGATGTGAAAACCCTGTGGTTCTGACTACCGAGGGTCAGTTCATTATGGATCCAGAAAAGGGGATGGGCAAGGATACTTCCTCTTTGCACATGAATAAGGAGATAGCTGGGGTGACCAGCTCCCCAGGGGATCCTGTGACAGAAGACCTGCTGAAGTTCACCACCAAGGGGGCAGGCAGCTTGGTTCCCATAGCTGGCAAGGAGCCACCTGCTCCAGGCCTTATGCGGAGGCGAGAACCCAGTCTCCTGGGTCCCTTGGGGGCTAAAGTCTCTTGTTCCAGCCTGGCCAGGCCCCATGTAAGTTCCCAGGAGGAAGAGGGTTCAGGCCCAAGTCTTGAGCCCCAAAAGAGATCTACCCTAGCAACCCCTGcagaatgtgtgtgtgtcttgCCTCCCCAGCTACGAGGGCCCTTGGCCCAGACCCTGGGGGTCCTGGCTGGGCTGGTAGTGGTCCCTGTGGCTCTGAATAATGGTATGTCTATTCTGGTGCTTGCACTGTGCCTCTCTCTGGCCTGGTTCTCGTAG
- the PPP1R3F gene encoding protein phosphatase 1 regulatory subunit 3F isoform X3 — protein sequence MKSAEDNIPAVAAECPDVQESVGPLVAPTPLRPWPQMTLQVSEVTVTGSPPEECDVVRSSPPVAFTEVPQAPAIRILPSSPLCGLGGSPRDQASGPDASEGSAGPLLEPSQQQVEATWEVLRENGGGRKDPMVGAVMDEPHGGLEVMSGLEELLGEDTIDQELEQLYLSHLSRLRAAVAAGGAGVGGEGPTDGGMSPSQPLGVLTDRDLILKWPGPERALNSALAEEITLHYARLGRGVELIKDTEDAEEEGEGEEGLSAMPSSPEGDSPKESPPEILSGAHSAVATMGDVWLTWAEGAGCENPVVLTTEGQFIMDPEKGMGKDTSSLHMNKEIAGVTSSPGDPVTEDLLKFTTKGAGSLVPIAGKEPPAPGLMRRREPSLLGPLGAKVSCSSLARPHVSSQEEEGSGPSLEPQKRSTLATPAECVCVLPPQLRGPLAQTLGVLAGLVVVPVALNNGMSILVLALCLSLAWFS from the exons ATGAAGAGTGCTGAGGATAATATCCCTGCTGTGG cAGCAGAGTGTCCTGATGTCCAAGAGTCAGTGGGTCCCCTCGTAGCCCCCACCCCTCTCCGTCCGTGGCCCCAGATGACACTTCAG GTTTCTGAAGTTACAGTGACTGGCAGCCCCCCAGAGGAATGTGACGTTGTCAGAAGCAGTCCACCAGTGGCTTTCACAGAAGTCCCCCAGGCACCGGCCATCAGgattctcccctcctcccctctctgtgGCCTGGGTGGCTCCCCCAGGGACCAGGCCTCAGGGCCCGATGCAAGTGAGGGGTCAGCTGGGCCTCTCCTGGAACCCAGCCAGCAACAGGTAGAGGCCACATGGGAGGTATTGCGTGAAAATGGAGGGGGCCGAAAGGATCCCATGGTGGGGGCTGTTATGGATGAGCCCCATGGGGGTCTTGAAGTCATGAGTGGGTTGGAGGAGTTGCTTGGAGAGGACACCATTGACCAGGAGCTAGAGCAGCTCTACCTGTCCCACTTGAGCCGCCTGCGTGCTGCTGTGGCTgcaggtggggcaggggtgggtggggagggtccCACAGATGGGGGGATGTCCCCCAGCCAACCCCTGGGCGTACTCACGGACCGTGACCTGATCTTGAAGTGGCCTGGCCCAGAGCGAGCCCTGAACAGTGCCCTGGCTGAGGAGATCACGCTGCACTATGCCCGGCTCGGGCGTGGTGTGGAGCTCATCAAGGACACCGAGGACGCTGAAGAGGAAGGGGAGGGCGAAGAAGGGCTCTCTGCTATGCCCTCCAGCCCAGAAGGAGACAGTCCCAAGGAATCACCTCCGGAAATCCTCTCTGGAGCCCATTCTGCAGTAGCCACTATGGGAGACGTGTGGCTCACATGGGCAGAGGGCGCGGGATGTGAAAACCCTGTGGTTCTGACTACCGAGGGTCAGTTCATTATGGATCCAGAAAAGGGGATGGGCAAGGATACTTCCTCTTTGCACATGAATAAGGAGATAGCTGGGGTGACCAGCTCCCCAGGGGATCCTGTGACAGAAGACCTGCTGAAGTTCACCACCAAGGGGGCAGGCAGCTTGGTTCCCATAGCTGGCAAGGAGCCACCTGCTCCAGGCCTTATGCGGAGGCGAGAACCCAGTCTCCTGGGTCCCTTGGGGGCTAAAGTCTCTTGTTCCAGCCTGGCCAGGCCCCATGTAAGTTCCCAGGAGGAAGAGGGTTCAGGCCCAAGTCTTGAGCCCCAAAAGAGATCTACCCTAGCAACCCCTGcagaatgtgtgtgtgtcttgCCTCCCCAGCTACGAGGGCCCTTGGCCCAGACCCTGGGGGTCCTGGCTGGGCTGGTAGTGGTCCCTGTGGCTCTGAATAATGGTATGTCTATTCTGGTGCTTGCACTGTGCCTCTCTCTGGCCTGGTTCTCGTAG